One stretch of Streptomyces hygroscopicus DNA includes these proteins:
- a CDS encoding forkhead-associated protein, protein MSERDTPRGWVRLPDDDELEAPAEGETAEKPGEAPQPEPTAEPAPRAAAGPAGVEVSAPCWNCRAPVAPRDARCPSCDRTRTHVLLVCAEPCLELRHGPGPPLHIGRHPDWAPRTAAAFADWNKVSRRHASLTVEPDGSAWVEEPEAGTRNGTYLNGARIAAGVRTPVRDGDQLRLGLRVGFAVRLYGPGPGTG, encoded by the coding sequence ATGAGCGAGCGGGACACTCCCCGGGGGTGGGTTCGCCTGCCGGACGACGACGAACTGGAAGCACCGGCGGAAGGGGAGACAGCGGAGAAGCCGGGCGAGGCGCCGCAGCCGGAGCCGACGGCAGAGCCCGCACCCCGGGCCGCGGCGGGCCCGGCCGGTGTCGAGGTGTCCGCGCCCTGCTGGAACTGCCGTGCGCCGGTGGCCCCCCGGGACGCCCGCTGCCCATCCTGCGACCGTACGCGCACCCATGTGCTGCTGGTCTGCGCCGAGCCCTGTCTGGAGCTCCGCCACGGCCCGGGCCCTCCGTTGCACATCGGCCGCCACCCGGACTGGGCGCCGCGGACCGCCGCCGCGTTCGCCGACTGGAACAAGGTCTCCCGGCGTCATGCCTCGCTCACCGTGGAGCCGGACGGAAGCGCCTGGGTCGAGGAGCCCGAGGCGGGCACCCGCAATGGCACGTATCTCAACGGCGCCCGGATCGCGGCGGGCGTGCGCACCCCCGTCCGCGACGGCGACCAGCTCCGGCTCGGGCTGCGGGTCGGCTTCGCCGTACGGCTGTACGGGCCGGGGCCCGGCACCGGCTGA
- a CDS encoding Clp protease: protein MTEPVTSPGRDDRSLPAFAEELVGTLSVQSQYVLHGSIRDIHLVRHDKDPDEGGREATYDAHHTLTEVLWNALWQEGYEALIRFDIADGFTVVVGPAAKEIRELLHGRDAARPGRARRADTPVHLADAERTLRDIVTGWKQQGRQPKTPDGRPRPDPAPRQQPYRVVLLIDYAARIPTDVTRLSDPERDFFLNCLKLAEDARPISSPGSGRRLFNPVIWLADGERDLPTWLVAGSERVRTIGIPLPDLGSRRRMAELLAEEHTAASASEGEDDDGPVRLDKRWPLDEHDIDTFARATAGLTLRAMRESARMALDRGLSFAEMRDAVRVYQLGVKDNPWQADYIRKQIKKGEADLRARVKGQEKAVGKTLDILKRAALSLSGAQASHPGSRPRGVLFFAGPTGTGKTELAKSVAKLLFGTEDACLRFDMSEFSAPHSVDRLLGAPPGYVGYEAGGELTTAVRNDPFRVVLFDEIEKADKGVLDKFLQVLEDGRLTDGQGVTTYFSECVLIFTSNLGVRKRTGEGGRGHEGRVAEPGMPYHQLEEIILANVKEHFVEEIGRPELMNRLGGNVVVFDYIDAKVAAEIFDSQVGNIQRVLREEQGVHLRLSDEAHQALSAYCTADVDNGGRGIGMLLETHLINPLARALFDQERLAGTAVTVTGVRPAGDGTVALDLRVVHTGAADPGPGGGR, encoded by the coding sequence ATGACCGAGCCAGTGACGTCCCCGGGTCGCGACGACCGCAGCCTCCCGGCCTTCGCCGAGGAACTGGTCGGCACGCTCAGCGTCCAGTCCCAGTACGTACTGCACGGCAGCATCCGGGACATCCACCTCGTCCGCCACGACAAGGACCCCGACGAGGGCGGCCGCGAGGCGACCTACGACGCCCACCACACCCTCACCGAGGTCCTGTGGAACGCCCTGTGGCAGGAGGGGTACGAGGCGCTGATCCGCTTCGACATCGCGGACGGCTTCACCGTCGTCGTGGGCCCGGCGGCCAAGGAGATCCGCGAGCTGCTGCACGGGCGGGACGCCGCCAGGCCCGGGCGCGCCCGGCGCGCCGACACCCCCGTCCACCTGGCCGACGCGGAGCGGACGCTGCGCGACATCGTCACCGGCTGGAAGCAGCAGGGGCGGCAGCCGAAGACACCGGACGGCCGGCCCCGCCCGGACCCGGCACCGCGCCAACAGCCCTACCGGGTAGTGCTGTTGATCGACTACGCCGCCCGGATCCCCACCGATGTCACCCGGCTCAGCGATCCGGAGCGGGACTTCTTCCTCAACTGCCTCAAGCTGGCCGAGGACGCACGGCCGATCTCCTCCCCGGGAAGCGGACGGCGGCTGTTCAACCCCGTGATCTGGCTCGCCGACGGGGAGCGCGATCTGCCCACCTGGCTGGTCGCGGGCAGCGAACGGGTCCGTACCATCGGCATTCCGCTGCCCGACCTGGGCAGCAGGCGGCGCATGGCCGAGCTGCTGGCCGAGGAGCACACCGCCGCGTCCGCGTCCGAGGGCGAAGACGACGACGGGCCGGTCCGGCTCGACAAGCGATGGCCGCTGGACGAGCACGACATCGACACCTTCGCCCGGGCCACCGCCGGGCTGACCCTGCGCGCGATGCGGGAGAGCGCCCGTATGGCGCTCGACCGCGGGCTGTCGTTCGCCGAGATGCGGGACGCGGTCCGGGTCTACCAGCTCGGCGTCAAGGACAACCCGTGGCAGGCGGACTACATCCGCAAGCAGATCAAGAAGGGCGAGGCGGACCTGCGGGCGCGGGTGAAGGGCCAGGAGAAGGCGGTCGGCAAGACCCTCGACATCCTCAAGCGCGCCGCGCTCAGTCTGTCCGGCGCCCAGGCGTCCCACCCCGGCAGCCGGCCGCGCGGTGTGCTGTTCTTCGCCGGGCCGACCGGCACCGGCAAGACCGAGCTGGCCAAGTCGGTGGCCAAGCTGCTGTTCGGCACCGAGGACGCCTGTCTGCGCTTCGACATGAGCGAGTTCTCCGCACCGCATTCGGTGGACCGGCTGCTCGGCGCACCGCCGGGATATGTGGGCTACGAGGCCGGTGGCGAGCTGACCACGGCGGTGCGCAACGACCCCTTCCGGGTGGTGCTGTTCGACGAGATCGAAAAGGCCGACAAGGGTGTGCTCGACAAGTTCCTCCAGGTGCTGGAGGACGGCCGGCTCACCGACGGGCAGGGGGTCACCACGTACTTCAGCGAATGCGTGCTGATCTTCACCTCCAACCTCGGGGTCAGGAAACGGACCGGTGAGGGCGGACGCGGACACGAAGGGCGGGTGGCCGAGCCCGGGATGCCGTACCACCAGTTGGAGGAGATCATCCTGGCCAATGTGAAGGAACACTTCGTCGAGGAGATCGGCCGCCCGGAGCTGATGAACCGGCTCGGCGGCAATGTGGTGGTCTTCGACTACATCGACGCCAAGGTGGCCGCCGAGATCTTCGACTCGCAGGTGGGCAACATCCAGCGGGTGCTGCGGGAGGAGCAGGGGGTGCATCTGCGCCTCTCCGACGAGGCGCATCAGGCGCTGTCCGCCTACTGCACGGCGGATGTCGACAACGGCGGCCGGGGGATCGGCATGCTGCTGGAAACGCATCTGATCAACCCACTGGCACGGGCGCTGTTCGACCAGGAGCGGCTGGCGGGCACGGCGGTCACCGTCACCGGTGTGCGGCCCGCCGGGGACGGAACGGTGGCCCTGGACCTGCGGGTGGTGCACACGGGGGCCGCGGATCCCGGTCCCGGCGGCGGCCGATGA
- a CDS encoding serine/threonine protein kinase, with product MTHPHEQPPPTESEDDEDYGAYGDDERYASHGDHGYHRDQGEPEEHRAHDAGPPPTEYEEPPPSAATTAVGLTEQEEPPPSVGATAVGLTEHEEPPQSAAATMAGPTEDEIPSVAPAQVAHGGRDLRGDTGALPVSLRGRFRLRAVLRRPDHPHQAAVYRVEDERGSHILKWYHLGHAPDRRVWELLRDRPRRHLTHFTETGDTGADGHPYDLAPSYGETDLAGYLRDSPGPADPVLIHNVVRQLHEALTTLHELNIVHRDISPANIVLGSLDPAAPDLVLVDFAVSAHEPAERYTRDERWVGTALYMSPQASLRHQLIHPPADWWSLGMIVAEMAGGRHPVRFTDNDFVREEISSRAPDLSLVTDHRLRLLCMGLLTRDPDHRWGTDEVAQWLVGGSPPIAPWEAGTAPGASDPEDAPDIEPFAFLDERYTRPKQLARAFSENWRPARQLLSRRRGRGEFTRWLRQFEGAPGRDAGELAALLDLLEPQHPAAPPREPKPVTMVRLISWLGPTLDASYRGVPLDHAGLGELLREAGRGDEFALSVVADLRDHTILPLLDSRPGGDGLAEVQQGWLTARSRWQHTVDEVLHESSRLRDRRAEVRAATRLDRSRLAALLSLAAAPTAHRRRLQERTAGIQAALPQPVAWYGRLVRDPEDLVRLQLAEWLAGFAEQESSETQGRLDGERALLRQERDLDVATLWVRRQDMLPTLGWALGGAVAFVFPWIFVIGLGDLVGWPAQRAVVTAWMLAVPAAAAVLALELWTAYRIGSPGYHPDRSLAGLLIDRALPVARFIRRPGSRFPVQGLLILPVIALLWATVAYAPWVWPLATVAVLVWWTWHRLRCWRRYVAELRGRDERHGRGRPRAVAPPTSGRLT from the coding sequence GTGACCCATCCGCACGAGCAACCGCCCCCCACGGAATCCGAGGACGACGAGGACTACGGGGCTTACGGGGACGACGAGCGATACGCATCCCACGGGGACCACGGATACCACCGGGACCAGGGGGAGCCCGAAGAGCACCGCGCGCATGACGCCGGGCCGCCGCCCACCGAGTACGAGGAGCCCCCTCCGTCTGCGGCGACCACGGCGGTCGGGCTCACTGAACAGGAGGAGCCGCCCCCATCGGTCGGCGCCACGGCGGTCGGGCTCACCGAACACGAGGAGCCGCCCCAGTCAGCAGCCGCCACGATGGCCGGGCCCACCGAGGACGAGATCCCCTCGGTGGCGCCCGCGCAGGTCGCGCACGGGGGTCGCGACCTGCGCGGGGACACCGGAGCGCTGCCGGTCTCGCTGCGCGGCCGGTTCCGCCTGAGGGCCGTGCTGCGCCGCCCCGACCATCCGCACCAGGCGGCCGTCTACCGCGTCGAGGACGAGCGCGGCAGCCACATCCTCAAGTGGTACCACCTCGGCCACGCCCCGGACCGCCGGGTGTGGGAGCTGCTGCGGGACCGGCCGCGCCGGCACCTCACCCACTTCACCGAGACCGGCGACACCGGGGCCGACGGCCATCCGTACGACCTCGCGCCCTCCTACGGCGAGACCGACCTGGCCGGATATCTGAGGGACAGCCCCGGCCCGGCCGACCCCGTGCTCATCCACAACGTCGTACGGCAGCTGCACGAGGCCCTCACCACCCTGCACGAACTGAACATCGTCCACCGGGACATCAGCCCGGCCAACATCGTGCTCGGCAGCCTCGACCCGGCCGCCCCGGACCTCGTCCTCGTCGACTTCGCCGTCTCCGCCCACGAACCCGCCGAGCGCTACACCCGGGACGAGCGCTGGGTCGGCACCGCCCTCTACATGTCCCCGCAGGCGTCGCTGCGCCACCAGCTGATCCACCCGCCCGCCGACTGGTGGTCGCTCGGCATGATCGTCGCCGAGATGGCCGGTGGACGCCATCCCGTCCGGTTCACCGACAACGACTTCGTCCGCGAGGAAATCAGCTCCCGCGCCCCCGATCTGTCCCTGGTCACCGACCACCGGCTGCGGCTGCTGTGCATGGGGCTGCTCACCCGCGACCCCGACCACCGCTGGGGAACCGACGAGGTGGCGCAGTGGCTGGTGGGCGGCTCGCCGCCGATCGCCCCCTGGGAGGCGGGCACTGCCCCCGGCGCCTCGGACCCGGAAGACGCCCCGGACATCGAGCCGTTCGCCTTCCTCGATGAGCGCTACACCAGGCCGAAGCAGCTGGCCAGGGCGTTCAGCGAGAACTGGCGGCCCGCCCGGCAGCTCCTCTCCCGACGGCGCGGCCGGGGCGAATTCACCCGCTGGCTACGGCAGTTCGAGGGCGCCCCGGGCCGCGACGCCGGTGAACTGGCGGCGCTGCTGGACCTCCTGGAGCCGCAGCACCCCGCGGCTCCGCCGCGTGAGCCGAAGCCGGTCACGATGGTGCGGCTGATCTCCTGGCTCGGCCCCACCCTCGACGCGTCCTATCGCGGGGTGCCGCTGGACCACGCGGGGCTGGGGGAGTTGCTGCGGGAGGCCGGGCGCGGCGATGAGTTCGCCCTCTCCGTCGTGGCGGATCTGCGGGACCACACCATCCTGCCGCTGCTGGACTCACGGCCAGGCGGCGATGGGCTCGCCGAGGTGCAGCAGGGCTGGCTGACGGCCCGCTCCCGCTGGCAGCACACCGTCGACGAGGTGCTCCACGAGTCGTCCCGGCTGCGCGACCGCCGTGCCGAGGTGCGCGCCGCCACCCGGCTCGACCGCTCCCGGCTCGCCGCCCTCCTGTCGCTCGCCGCCGCTCCCACCGCGCACCGGCGCAGGCTCCAGGAGCGGACCGCCGGCATCCAGGCCGCGTTGCCGCAGCCGGTGGCCTGGTACGGGCGGCTGGTGCGCGACCCCGAGGATCTGGTGCGGCTGCAACTGGCCGAGTGGCTGGCCGGATTCGCCGAGCAGGAGTCCTCGGAGACGCAAGGGAGGCTCGACGGCGAGCGGGCCCTCCTCCGCCAGGAGCGCGACCTGGACGTGGCCACACTGTGGGTGCGCAGACAGGACATGCTGCCCACACTCGGCTGGGCCCTCGGCGGAGCCGTCGCCTTCGTCTTCCCGTGGATCTTCGTGATCGGCCTGGGCGATCTGGTGGGATGGCCCGCCCAGCGCGCGGTGGTGACGGCGTGGATGCTGGCCGTCCCGGCGGCCGCCGCCGTCCTGGCTCTGGAGCTGTGGACGGCGTACCGCATCGGCAGCCCCGGCTACCACCCGGACCGGTCCCTGGCCGGGCTGCTGATCGACCGTGCGCTGCCCGTGGCCCGGTTCATCCGCCGCCCCGGCTCCCGCTTCCCTGTCCAGGGCCTGCTGATCCTCCCGGTCATCGCCCTGTTGTGGGCCACCGTGGCCTACGCCCCCTGGGTGTGGCCGCTGGCCACCGTGGCCGTCCTCGTCTGGTGGACCTGGCACCGGCTGCGGTGCTGGCGCCGCTATGTGGCGGAGCTGCGCGGCCGGGACGAACGGCACGGCCGCGGCCGCCCGAGGGCGGTCGCCCCGCCGACGTCAGGGAGGCTCACATGA
- a CDS encoding Appr-1-p processing protein yields MSQEPFASNSPTYDQLLEELKGIRRPGLPDLRRTDRPALRAAAVAGGFCDGSDDAPAGIEALLREAVRRLGERDLLGQAAAHTFGLLPDRRGAPAHDRRKMAAAVYGVTPERFRKQQEPQVIQQLAEAVLTILREPPPFPGKPGATEQSTGPGAGPGAGPQNSGGPSPTGQSTIARSGRAGQEPPLRVDSVPVDARSTFTLHVSPIELLRDIEVLVSSENVYLEMSKTFRPTVSGALRLASAVRDPAGEIVDDVLARELAGWLRAHGRPGLPIRPGTVVPTAPGALAARGVRRIYHAAVATPRDDTYEVRPESIARAVSACFALARAERDRYEPALSSICFPLLGAGRGGLAPAVSATWLRWAIRDELARDSRWRVHLVVRSREIAEAVGAL; encoded by the coding sequence ATGAGTCAGGAGCCATTTGCATCAAATTCGCCCACATACGATCAACTCCTGGAAGAACTGAAAGGCATACGCAGACCCGGACTGCCGGATCTGCGCAGGACCGATCGGCCGGCGCTGCGCGCCGCGGCCGTGGCGGGCGGCTTCTGCGATGGCTCCGACGACGCCCCGGCCGGTATCGAGGCGCTGCTCAGGGAGGCGGTACGGCGCCTCGGCGAGCGGGATCTGCTCGGCCAGGCCGCGGCCCACACCTTCGGGCTGCTCCCCGACCGCCGGGGCGCGCCCGCCCATGACCGCCGTAAGATGGCCGCCGCCGTGTACGGAGTCACCCCCGAGCGGTTCCGCAAGCAGCAGGAACCGCAGGTCATCCAGCAGCTCGCCGAGGCCGTGCTGACCATCCTGCGGGAGCCGCCGCCCTTCCCCGGGAAACCGGGCGCGACGGAACAGAGCACCGGGCCGGGCGCCGGGCCGGGCGCCGGGCCGCAGAACTCCGGCGGACCGAGCCCGACCGGGCAGAGCACCATCGCGCGGAGCGGCCGGGCCGGCCAGGAGCCTCCGCTGCGCGTCGACAGCGTGCCGGTGGACGCGCGGAGCACCTTCACCCTGCACGTCTCGCCCATCGAACTGCTGCGGGACATCGAAGTGCTGGTCTCCTCGGAGAACGTCTACCTGGAGATGTCCAAGACCTTCCGCCCCACCGTGTCCGGCGCGCTGCGCCTGGCCTCCGCCGTACGCGACCCCGCCGGGGAGATCGTCGACGATGTGCTGGCCCGTGAACTGGCCGGGTGGCTGCGCGCCCACGGCCGCCCGGGGCTGCCGATCCGGCCGGGCACGGTGGTGCCCACCGCGCCGGGAGCGCTCGCCGCGCGCGGCGTCCGGCGGATCTACCACGCCGCGGTCGCCACCCCACGGGACGATACGTACGAGGTCCGCCCGGAGAGCATCGCCCGCGCGGTCAGTGCGTGCTTCGCGCTCGCCAGGGCGGAGCGCGACCGGTACGAGCCCGCCCTGTCCTCCATCTGCTTTCCGCTGCTCGGTGCGGGCCGGGGCGGTCTGGCACCGGCGGTCAGCGCGACCTGGCTGCGCTGGGCGATCCGCGACGAACTCGCCCGGGACTCCCGCTGGCGGGTGCACCTGGTGGTCCGCAGCCGGGAGATAGCCGAGGCCGTCGGGGCTCTGTGA
- a CDS encoding radical activating enzyme, protein MENVPECAELTLRISQTHFPVETLGPGRRLGIWSQGCGLACAGCMSRHTWDPLGGASRTVSSLLGLWREALARGADGLTVSGGEPLDQPAALGALLAGAARARAEATAPGGPAAGREIDILLYTGYEQEEVEGDAARSAAVRHADVLVTGRFRAAEPTALVWRGSANQRMRPRTARGRARYQEHLARTESGPRLQMVEGEGDVRLYGVPGRGELAALERRLRRAGIALTGASWRP, encoded by the coding sequence GTGGAGAACGTCCCAGAGTGCGCGGAGCTCACGCTCCGGATCAGTCAGACCCACTTCCCGGTGGAGACCCTGGGCCCGGGGCGGCGCCTGGGCATCTGGTCCCAGGGCTGCGGCCTGGCCTGTGCCGGCTGTATGTCACGGCACACCTGGGATCCGCTGGGCGGCGCCTCCCGTACGGTGTCGTCCCTGCTCGGGCTGTGGCGCGAGGCGTTGGCGCGGGGCGCCGACGGGCTGACGGTCAGCGGCGGCGAGCCGCTCGACCAGCCCGCCGCGCTGGGGGCCCTGCTGGCCGGGGCGGCGCGGGCCCGTGCGGAGGCGACGGCACCGGGCGGCCCGGCGGCGGGCCGCGAGATCGACATCCTCCTCTACACGGGATACGAGCAGGAGGAAGTGGAGGGTGACGCGGCGCGCTCCGCCGCCGTCCGCCACGCCGATGTGCTGGTGACCGGGCGCTTCCGGGCGGCCGAGCCCACCGCCCTGGTGTGGCGCGGCTCGGCGAACCAGCGCATGCGGCCGCGTACGGCGCGGGGGCGGGCGCGCTATCAGGAGCATCTGGCCCGGACGGAGAGCGGGCCGCGTCTGCAGATGGTCGAGGGGGAGGGCGATGTGCGGCTCTACGGAGTGCCGGGGCGGGGCGAACTGGCCGCGCTGGAGCGTCGGTTGCGGCGGGCGGGGATCGCCCTCACCGGTGCGAGCTGGCGCCCCTGA
- a CDS encoding putative transcriptional regulator, translating into MFTIGDFARHGRVSVRMLRHYDATGLLRPAHVDPATGYRYYAAAQLSRLNRVIALKELGFTLQQVRDIVDEKAGTEELRGMLRLRRAELEATVAAVAARLVQVEARLRSIESEGHMPTNDVVIKEIRAVRVAELTATATGFDPRDIGPVITPLYDELFRRLDAAGITPTGPGVAYYEDAPEGGGAITVHAAVQVSAPLRDGEDLRILDLPPVDRAATIVHRGPMDAVVPTAQALAHWIDGNGYRSSGYPREVNLECPENREEWVTELQTPVVEV; encoded by the coding sequence ATGTTCACCATCGGAGACTTCGCCCGGCACGGCCGCGTATCGGTCCGGATGCTGCGCCACTACGACGCCACCGGACTGCTGCGCCCGGCCCATGTCGACCCCGCCACCGGCTACCGCTACTACGCGGCCGCCCAGCTCAGCCGCCTGAACCGGGTCATCGCGCTCAAAGAGCTCGGCTTCACCCTCCAGCAGGTGCGGGACATCGTGGACGAGAAGGCCGGCACCGAGGAACTGCGCGGCATGCTGCGGTTGCGGCGGGCCGAGCTGGAAGCCACCGTGGCCGCCGTGGCGGCACGGCTGGTGCAGGTCGAGGCGAGGCTCCGGTCGATCGAAAGCGAAGGACACATGCCCACGAACGACGTCGTCATCAAGGAGATCCGGGCAGTGCGGGTGGCGGAGCTCACCGCGACCGCCACCGGCTTCGACCCCCGGGACATCGGCCCGGTCATCACACCCCTCTACGACGAGCTGTTCCGGCGCCTCGATGCGGCGGGCATCACCCCGACGGGCCCCGGTGTCGCGTACTACGAGGACGCCCCGGAAGGCGGCGGCGCCATCACCGTCCACGCCGCCGTCCAGGTCTCCGCCCCGCTCCGGGACGGTGAGGACCTCCGGATCCTCGATCTGCCGCCCGTCGACCGGGCCGCGACCATCGTCCACCGCGGCCCGATGGACGCCGTGGTGCCCACGGCCCAGGCCCTGGCCCATTGGATCGACGGCAACGGCTACCGGTCGTCCGGCTACCCCCGGGAGGTCAACCTGGAGTGTCCGGAGAACCGCGAGGAGTGGGTCACGGAACTCCAGACACCGGTGGTCGAGGTCTGA
- a CDS encoding aDHQ synthase B translates to MTASAHPHTRVMVELGDRSYPVDIGPGVRHALSGVVAGLGAQRVAMVSARPDGWLPDPGVPSMVLRARDGEADKSLATVEELCREFVRFGLTRSDAVVSCGGGTTTDVVGLAAALYHRGVPVVHLPTSLLAQVDASVGGKTAVNLPEGKNLVGAFWQPSAVLCDTDYLETLPAAEMLNGYGEIARCHFIGAGDLRGLALAEQIAASVALKASVVSADERDSGLRHVLNYGHTLGHALEIVTDFRLRHGEGVAIGTVFAGRLALALGRIDEARAAEHLEVVRGYGLPFALPADADPGRLIEVMRLDKKATDGLTFVLDGPGGPELVSGLAEETVATTLAGMDRAGSDNRR, encoded by the coding sequence ATGACGGCGTCGGCTCATCCGCATACCCGCGTCATGGTGGAACTCGGCGACCGTTCCTATCCCGTCGACATCGGGCCGGGTGTCCGGCATGCGCTGTCCGGGGTCGTCGCGGGGCTCGGCGCTCAGCGGGTGGCGATGGTCTCCGCCCGGCCGGACGGCTGGCTGCCCGACCCGGGCGTGCCCTCGATGGTGCTGCGGGCCCGTGACGGGGAGGCGGACAAGTCGCTGGCCACGGTGGAGGAGCTGTGCCGGGAGTTCGTCCGTTTCGGGCTGACCCGGTCGGATGCGGTTGTCTCCTGCGGTGGCGGGACCACCACCGATGTCGTGGGTCTCGCGGCGGCGCTGTACCACCGGGGTGTGCCCGTGGTGCATCTGCCGACCTCGCTGCTGGCCCAGGTGGACGCCAGCGTGGGCGGGAAGACGGCGGTGAATCTCCCCGAGGGGAAGAATCTGGTGGGTGCTTTCTGGCAGCCGTCCGCCGTGTTGTGCGACACCGACTATCTGGAGACGCTGCCCGCAGCGGAAATGCTCAATGGATATGGGGAGATCGCCCGCTGCCACTTCATCGGCGCCGGTGATCTGCGCGGGCTGGCGCTGGCGGAGCAGATCGCGGCGAGCGTGGCCCTGAAGGCATCGGTGGTCTCCGCGGATGAGCGGGACTCCGGGCTGCGTCATGTGCTCAATTACGGCCACACCTTGGGCCATGCGCTGGAAATCGTGACCGATTTCCGGCTGCGGCACGGTGAGGGGGTGGCGATCGGCACGGTTTTCGCCGGCCGTCTGGCGCTGGCCCTGGGCCGGATCGACGAGGCGCGGGCGGCGGAGCATCTGGAGGTGGTGCGGGGTTACGGGCTGCCGTTCGCGCTGCCCGCCGATGCCGATCCGGGTCGCCTGATCGAGGTGATGCGGCTGGACAAGAAGGCGACGGATGGGCTCACCTTCGTCCTGGACGGTCCCGGCGGTCCCGAGCTGGTCTCGGGCCTCGCGGAGGAGACGGTCGCCACGACGCTGGCCGGGATGGACCGGGCCGGCTCGGACAACCGCCGGTAG
- a CDS encoding kinase-like, whose translation MALRLEHDDLSISESSFRWAELDGTDAMTSGDPTLDLDLLAHHVTELCTGAPERLTGVGVAMPATLDATGTVTAWPGRPGWAGVDLGGALSVLFGDAEVRCADDGDLAALAEAHEAGCPDLLYLGVGTGIGGGIVLNGKPVPGLGRGSCEVGHLVVDRDGPLCDCGRRGCVQAAASGPATLRRAARRRGEDVTFAALRQAVADGKPWAMAALRESGRALAAAVTGVCELVHPALVLIGGGFAAAMPELVAMVAERTAALGRPGHPMPPVRPARLGGLSSLHGAVLLARGLPD comes from the coding sequence GTGGCGCTGCGCCTCGAACACGACGACCTGAGCATCAGTGAATCCTCCTTCCGCTGGGCCGAGCTGGACGGTACGGACGCCATGACGTCCGGCGACCCCACCCTCGACCTGGACCTGCTGGCGCATCACGTCACGGAGTTATGCACCGGCGCCCCCGAGCGGCTCACCGGCGTCGGGGTCGCGATGCCCGCCACCCTCGATGCCACCGGCACGGTCACCGCCTGGCCCGGCCGCCCCGGCTGGGCCGGAGTGGACCTGGGTGGCGCGCTGTCCGTGCTTTTCGGCGACGCCGAGGTGCGCTGTGCCGACGACGGCGATCTGGCCGCCCTCGCCGAAGCACACGAGGCCGGCTGCCCCGATCTGCTCTACCTCGGCGTCGGCACCGGGATCGGTGGTGGCATCGTGCTGAACGGAAAACCCGTCCCCGGCCTGGGCCGCGGCTCCTGCGAAGTCGGCCACCTGGTCGTGGACCGCGACGGACCGCTGTGCGACTGCGGCCGGCGCGGCTGCGTCCAGGCGGCGGCCTCGGGCCCGGCGACCCTGCGCCGGGCGGCGCGGCGGCGGGGCGAGGACGTGACCTTCGCCGCGCTGCGCCAGGCCGTCGCCGACGGGAAGCCATGGGCCATGGCGGCGCTGCGGGAGAGCGGCAGGGCCCTGGCCGCTGCCGTGACCGGCGTATGCGAACTGGTCCATCCCGCGCTCGTGTTGATCGGCGGAGGGTTCGCCGCGGCGATGCCGGAGCTCGTGGCGATGGTGGCCGAGCGGACGGCGGCGCTGGGGCGCCCGGGGCATCCGATGCCACCGGTCCGGCCCGCGCGACTGGGCGGGCTGTCCTCACTGCACGGCGCCGTTCTGCTGGCCAGGGGGCTGCCGGACTGA
- a CDS encoding aDHQ dehydratase translates to MARCALSRLLLVNGPNLGILGKRQPEIYGTDTLQDIERWVGEEVAERGWKVDSYQFDGEAEIIHTIQGNYDTVGAIINPAALMMAGWGLRDALANYPRPWIEVHLSNVWAREQFRHESVTGPLAAGVIFGLGALGYRLAARALLEKVPD, encoded by the coding sequence ATGGCGAGGTGTGCATTGAGCAGACTGTTGTTGGTGAACGGACCGAATCTCGGAATACTCGGGAAGCGACAGCCCGAGATCTACGGCACGGATACGCTGCAGGACATCGAGCGCTGGGTCGGAGAAGAGGTCGCGGAGCGCGGCTGGAAAGTGGATTCCTACCAGTTCGACGGCGAAGCGGAGATCATCCACACCATTCAGGGGAACTACGACACGGTCGGCGCCATCATCAATCCGGCCGCGCTCATGATGGCCGGCTGGGGCCTTCGGGACGCACTGGCCAACTATCCGCGGCCCTGGATAGAGGTGCATCTGTCGAATGTCTGGGCCCGCGAGCAGTTCCGCCATGAGTCGGTGACGGGCCCGCTGGCCGCGGGCGTCATCTTCGGGCTCGGCGCCCTGGGATACCGGCTCGCCGCACGCGCCCTGCTCGAGAAGGTGCCGGACTGA